In a genomic window of Caldisalinibacter kiritimatiensis:
- a CDS encoding ArsR/SmtB family transcription factor has protein sequence MNFEEMEVKILKALAHPIRLKIVKKLSEGTLCVCELNADVEFSQSNLSQHLRVLKDAGIVISERDGSKILYSIKNEKVLEVIKLIEDMILSDIEKMTKKIRR, from the coding sequence ATGAATTTTGAAGAAATGGAAGTCAAGATACTTAAAGCATTGGCACATCCTATAAGACTTAAAATTGTTAAAAAATTAAGTGAAGGCACTTTATGTGTATGCGAACTAAATGCAGATGTAGAGTTTAGTCAATCAAATTTATCACAGCATTTAAGGGTATTAAAGGATGCGGGTATAGTTATTTCAGAAAGGGATGGCTCTAAGATTTTATATAGTATAAAGAATGAAAAAGTATTAGAAGTTATTAAGCTTATTGAAGATATGATATTGAGTGACATAGAGAAAATGACTAAAAAAATTAGGAGGTAG